The genomic segment TTAGAGGTGGGCTGGTAACATCATTTGCTTGATCCATTTTAGCCTTCATTGTACAACAGCTTTTATGTTTACTACTGGTAGTATCTGTTCCTAAAACAGTACAATAATTTAGTGAGGATGTATATGTTCTGGACTGTGAATTTTCACTCTCTgtaaataccaaaaaaaaggtCTCATCTATACTGGGAAGGACACTATACAGAGGTAGGGGTGATTCAGTCTGAACTGCTTTCTCAGTTTGCTGATTCCTCCCAAAAAGGGATGGCTCAAAGGATATCTGCCCTATTCAACAACTAATTAAATATAGAATATGCATAAGACATTCTGGGTAACATAATTCAAGACAGAGCTTTAATCTCAAGGAATTCATAATACATTTGGTAGGGAAAATTTTCTGAAATGCATACAAATGAAATACAAAGTAGAATGTGGTATGTCCTATTAATTTATACATATTACAATGGTATCATGGAAgataaagaacaaaggaaaagacaTTTACTGAAAACCCACCAAGGTACCAAATCTGACCATATCATTCTTCTGCGGAAAACTTTTCAAGATCTTGTTCTCAAGGTCAAGCTCTAACTCCAAAACAAAACTCCCTACTAACAAGGCCTTTCTGTCTGACCTCTTAATTTCTATGATAACACTCTTTCACACACTACTTTAGCCATATCCAACCACTTGCATATCCTGCAAGAATGCTTTCTTTCTCTCTAGGCCTTTGTATAAACTATTTCTTACTCTTTTTATTTATCTTGACCTGGAACATCCTCTTCCAGGCTTCCATTTTGAAACTACCTCTTCCAGAAAACTTTAAGGTCCCTAAGGTGAGATTAAGTGACTACCCTTCTGATGTGTTCCCTGCAGATTTACCGTACATAGCTCCTGTTTCCCtattagactgtgagctccttgaggtaGAGATCTGATTTATCACTGTATCCTCAGTAACTGCAATAATTGCCTGACATGTTTCAGTCACTCTACAAATATTGGCTAACTGAATTAGCAATGATTAGAACACTCGGTTGTAGATTGTGACACCTAATACTTCCGTTGTTGAATACATGCTTTCTAAGCAATAATGCTCAAACAGGGTTTCTAAAGCTACATGTAGTTCTATTaaattctattacagtttttcaACATTCCTATTTTCTGTATCACAAAAGTGGCACTCAAGACACTCATTATTACTCTTAAAAATTGCTTttaatatcaatgataccttaataaaaaacaaataaaaattgcttttaaaaatagttgtttTAATTGATCCAATAATGTCTAACCTGGAGAACCTTTGGGAAAAATAAACTGTTATCAGTGTAATAAAGTAAAGCTAAGACCAAACTGAAAACTATTTGTAGCAGCACAGACAGAAACAAttgtgttatattttcatttctcaagtAACAGGGAATAGAAATAATCACTAATAAACCAAATGTACATGTGACTTAAAAACTCCACTTCAATAAAATATCTAACCTCTTCCTCTAGAGACTTTAAAGACAGTAAAAAGTagcaaaatgtattttttgaaatTTCACCTTTTTCTCTGTTGACTTAAGCAAAGAtcctaataaagaagaaaaaaagacttaaaaaagatGAGATACTACACACTTATTAGAATGACTCAAATCCGAAACATAGACACCCCCaaaagttggtgaggatgtggggcaaGAGGAACTCTCATTCAGTGCGGGTAGGAATGccaaatggtacagtcactttggaagacagtttgcagtttcttcccaAACTAAACATACTCCTACGACATATTCAGCAATCTTGCTCCTTGTTATTTACCTAAATTAGTTGAAAACAGATTTACCCGAAAACCTGCATATGATATGGTGGCTTTATTtgtaactgccaaaacttggaagcaatcactgtccttcagtaggtgactcAATAAACAAACTCATACATCCATACAACAGAGtactattcagtgataaaaaagaaatgagcaatcaagccatgaaaagatgtggaggaaccttatattgctaagtgaaagaagccagtatgGAAAGGCTACATACCGCATGATTCCAAAGACaccacattctggaaaagacaaaactatagacagtaaaaagatcagtggttgccagggtttcAGGGATAGGGAGGGGTGAGTAGGTGGAGCATTAGGGATTTTTAGAggagtgaaactattctgtatgatactgtaatggtggatacatgtcattatacatttgtcaaaatgcaCAAACCTGTACAAAGAACTCTAATGTAAACAAAgaacttcagttaataataaagTATCAACAATGgctcagcaatgaaaagaaacCCAACTattaaaagaatgtaaaaaaatgaaacaagcaaaAGCAAGTTCATATAGAAATGAACATTTCTTACATAACTTCAGAATCTCATAAATAAGCTGAGTAATGGTGAGATAAACTGATATGATTACATACAAAAGGAAGGACTGCTGAAAAGCAGAAATAACACATTTCCTCAAAGAACTTTaagggagattttttttaaactaatgtaTTAGATGTTAAAACTGAACAAAGTAGGTAGAAAACCAGCTTAAGTCTAACTCTTACACTTCAACACTgaacataaagcaaaaaaaaaaggcagaaggtCTCAAGAGACTACAGCCAACTTATGTACAACCACCACCATAAAAAAGTTAACTTCTGCAGCAAGTCCAGAGTGGCCGCATAAATTCATTCCTATTTTTCCCTGGTTATGGACAGATCACTCCATCAGGTTACAATTAGAGAATAAACCACCAGCTCCAGGCGTCTTTCCAAACGGAGTAGATTCGCATAAACTGGTTCACAGAACTTTTCCTGACCACACTGAGAGACGGCTGCCCCTTTTACTATGCCCACAGCACAGCGCTCAGTACATGCACCTACTGTAACATACATATCCATATTTTCTCCTGTGTAAGACTGAGTTACTAGAGGTGAAAGGTCATCTTATTCATGTTTGTATCCTGAACACCCAACAGGGCATCGGGTACCACACCTGCAAGAGTggagtatttgttgaatggattagTCTCTCTCCTGTGTTCCCTTTGGCATTTCATCCGCTAACTATTCCTGAAGATTCTATTCAAGGGTCATCATCATCAATTTTCTCATCGTTATGTGATCACTTTCCACACAGATAGATGATTTCTGTATCTTTCTCTCCTGCCTGTGTTATTTCTTTAGTTTCAGTCTTGCATGTCCCAAAGCCTTCAGGACATCTCCACCTTAAAATCCCATTAGTCTCAAATTGCGGTCCAAAACTCAGCCTAATTTTTATATCCTTTCAAGGTTTTTCCTTCTCATACTTGCTTTTCTTCAGAGCTTCCAATGTCTATGTTCTAACATAGTCATGTTCTAGACCTGTAACTTGACCTTTTCTTTGGGAGTCTCCGTATCCGGGCTGCTGCAGGGCCCTGTAGTTTCTGCCCTGTGTACTGGCTTTCACTACCATCACTCTAATTAAGGTCCTTCCTGCCCCTGGACCATTACATGTCTACTAACTCATGTCCTGCCTGCAGACTTCCCTTTCCATAAGAATCATGCAATTAGTTTTAAATATACATTCATGGGCTTTATTTCCAGAGATTATAATTTAAGAGATTCTGAGTTGGGCCTGGAGTCTTCCCTGTCAATCAGCACTTCAGGAGATTCTGATGGTCCAggcatcacattttaaaaaacatgctCCAAAGATTGCTTCCAGATTATTAGGCTTtctaaagcaaaacaaatattCACTTActctacaaatatttactgaatattctGTATGCCACTTGGTATCTAGTAACATACAAGAAAATCTTTGTACATTATCTATATCCACTTTGTGTGTGCATTTTCTGGTACCATGAATTTCCTCTCTCATAGTATTTATCACACTATAATTGCTTATGTAAGTCCCCTTCACTAGAAGCTGAGTGAGACAGGGACTACTTCCAGAAGCAGATAAGGTCTGAAAGATGACTGTAAATTAGCTAGACAAAAAGGTAGTACATTTTGGGCAGAGGCAACAACGTACAAAGGGCCACACAGCATGGTAGTTTTGAAAAGAAATTCTATATGAATGAATGGTAAATTCAGGATGGGTGACAGAGGGATTACGGCAAGATGAGGCAAGAATTAATGAGAGACCAGATTATAAAGGACCTTGTTTATCGTTAAGGATTCTGGCTTATATCATGAAGGCAAGGGGGAGGTAATCAAAAGTTTGAAGCAGGAAAAAGCATGAACAATTTGCATGGGATTTCTCTGCCCAAAAACCTCTCaaaaaaattcaatttctttagccTGGCATTCAATGCTTGTCTCTATTCTACTCTTTTTAGTCATATGTTGTTCATTGGTCCCTTTCAGACATGCAACACACCAGTTAATCTCatacttctatttctttttaacaaaCTACCTATTCTTCCTCATGTTTTCCTTCTGCCCAGAACACTATCACTCTACTACATGTTCACATTTCTGAATCTCATCATCTACCAAGGTTTAATTCAAATGAACCGCTCCCTAATTTCCCCCAGTATTATTTGTGCTTTTTGCCCAACTCTCATTGTattttttgtacttttcttttgGCATGTACCATATCAATCTTAGACTACCTTATCTGTGTACTGTTAACTCCCCTTACCAGAAAGTACTACTCCAAAGAAAGGGAGAGTATGTTACTTAATCAAGCAGGTAATTCACATTTAAATGactgaatatattttattacatgAGACTGGACACATCTAGAATGCAGGCCAGGGAAACTGCTACTAAATCAAGAGACACTGTAGCAAACTGATAAAAATAATCTTCTCTATTCTCTGTCATAGCCTGCAGAAATATAGTTTAGTTGAACTAATACCCAAATAAATCCTAGGTTTTTGtgtacagcaaaatacatatataatatggcAAATCTCAACAGGCAGGATGTATTATtcaaaggagggaagaaaaggaacaTTTATGAAGTAcctacattattttacttaatccaAACTTATTAGGTATCAGGTATTATTTCCATCACCTCCATTTTTTTCAGATGGGGAAAGGCCTAAGAGGTTGATTTGATCAACATGACACAGTTAATGACAGAGCTGGAATTTTTAACACAGGTTTGTCTGAATTCCTAGTTCACCTTAACTGCTAGTTCATGTTTTCCCCTAGTCTATCACATTACGTTACTTACCCAAacataatttgcatttatctaatTCTTTTAAAGGAGATTGGTACAGTGGCAGGCTTAGACCTTGCTCTTCGAATGTTACCGGTGTTGATGCCAACTGATGATAAGGTTTCCTTTGTGGTGTTTTAAATAGGTTTGGTTCATAACTGCTGACTTTATATTCAGATTCTTCTGCAGGTTCAGAATTATAGGGTGGAGCTTCTGAAGAAAGTTCTTCAAACCAGTTAAGGCTTACTGGCCCTAaatctgtaagaaaataaaaatcccatCTTGGTTTTAATCAGTGACAGAAAAATTCATGAGCTAGTAAAGATCATAATGAAGAAAAGGATGCTTGGGATTTTGGTGGTGGGTTACTTTTGTTAAAGCATGTTAATTATAGATCATTAATCTGCTCTATTAGCAATTTGTAGTAAGGTATAACAGGTTTACAGGAGTTACAAGAGACGGTTCTTCGTTCTATTAGCTCTTCTAAAATCTCCTTTCTCTTACAGTCATGATTCAGAAACAAAGGCATTCATAGTAAGAATGCATTTCACAGATACAATTCAGGTAATTATAAGACTACCTAAGTGGATGTTATAAATCTATAGGTACAAGGACATGTAgattcacaaagaaaatgaaataaaaagattttctgttaaagagaaaagacaaaatttcTACCATGATCTATCCACCCatatagtggttctcaaagtatggtctGTTGGACCATTTGGGCAGAAGGTCCCCAAGACCCTTTCAGGAGGTCCATaaagtcaaaactattttcatattaAGACTAAGgcattatttcctctttttacaATGTTGACATCTGCACAACTGGTGGGTAAAACTGACGACAACTTTGCACGAATCGGGCAGTGGCAACAAACTGTACTAGTCAGTATTCTTCATTGtgcacttgttaaaaaaaaaaaccaaaagaaaaagccAGTTCAATTTAAAACGTCCTTAATGAAGCAGTAAAAACTAGTCTTATTAAAGCCAAACCCTTGACCACATCTTTTTAATATCGTGACGAAAAAGAAAGTATGCATAAACATTTCTGCATATTTAAGTACAACAGTGGTCTAGAAAAGCATTCATGAGTTGAGCTGAATTAGCACTTTTTCATGGGAAGACATTTTTACTAGAAAGAACTCACTAAGTCGATGAAAAATACCAATGATAAAACGTTAAGCTTTCAAATGAGAATTacaattttgttaaattttaatCAGCCTTGGTGAGCTTGACATCTTCCAATCTTGAGACTTTCCTGGTGAGATCAGTGAATTGACAAATGCGATTTTTCATATTGTTTAATGCAATGTGCCAATATATGTGCAAGAAAGACTAACAGAATTTACTGTAACAAGAGCATGGTTTCAGATTTCACACTGCAAATCTTCAGAAACATTCCTCTTAAGTGTTGGTGTAGATTCAAAGAAATATACCCACAATTAACTGAAGATCACTAAAATAGTCTTTTTTCAACTACATTGCTGTGTGAAGCTCGATTTTTTTCATGTACGTCTACCGAAACAACATATTGCAACAGATTAAATGCAGAACAGATGTGAATCCAGCTATCTTCTATTAAGCCAgatatgagagaaatgaaaaattataaaatactgccactcttctatttttttgaagttttcatAAAAATGTCATTCATGTTAATATCAATGagtttatttttaagtgaatacatttttttaaagttctttgttttaatttctaatatggtaatctacgtaaacaaaagctcttttgaCATCCTCATTTTTAAGAGTGTAAGAAGTACTGAGAACAAAAAGTTTGACAACTTCTGCTATAAAGTAACATTACCATGCTTCTGATTTGCTGGAAATTCTGTGCCTTAAAACATTTTCCTACTGCTAACCAACGGGCTAGTCTCCTCTTAATCTGCCAGGGATTCTATACTTATCATCTGGTTAACTGTAAATGATCATTTTCTTAAATGGATTTATGACTCCATAAACAACAGTTTGTAGTGTAATAAAAAACctgaagcactgtgttctttTCGGTAAGCACAAATACTTGCGCatttttctgaaaacattttctcAATTAACTGCatcaatttatataaaaatctgtCAATACCTGGTTGGTTGCATCGCGTCTTAAAGATTTCAAAGAAAGTTGGCCTCTCTTTGCATCCAACAGGCATTTTCATTTACAATATTTCTCCAACGCTCGGTAAATAAGTCTGCAAAAGAGAACACCGAAACACTCTCCACAGGGATGCAGTCCTTGCTAAGTGACACTGAAGTAAAATCAGAAGCAGGTACGCCTGCTTAAAGTTACGCTTATTTGCCTGGATCCCATCTTTGGGGACAAAAATCAGTCACCGAGAGGATGGAAGCATTCTCTGTATGTGCTGTCcaacatggtagccactagccacattaagcatttgaaatgtgCCAAACGCGACTCAAGAacagaatttttaatattatttagtcTTAATTAACTAGTCATGTGGCTAGTGGAGCCGCAGTTCGGGCTCCTACTGGAAATAAACACTTGACAAATGCAAATCAGTAAATCCTCATAACACAGCAATTACCTGGAGGTTACGGCAGATACAGTGTGCCAGAAACTgtaaaacattttccaaaatagcaaTATTCCGTTAAAAGTAACTTTTACCTATCGTACTTCCAATCAAGGACATTTCATATGGGGCGATCTGGGGCGGCTGGGAGCAAACCTGAGCGGCCTGCGCGGCCCAAGACTGGGACAGGGAGACGCAGGGCGGGGCCGGCTCCGGTTTGCCTTGGGGAGGGTTGAGCCTTCGCCCCGAGGAGCCTGTCCTCCCTCCCCACAGCGAGGGGCCTACGGAGACCGTGGAGGGCCGGGCGCGGGAGCTGCTACCCGGGCCAAGGGAGGTGTTGCCGCGGCTTGAGGCCGCGGAAGAGACCCGTCTCCACCCAGCCGACACTAACCGCCTCCAGAGCAGCAGCTCTTTCCGGCCGGAGTAACCTGACCAAACCCGCGCCGGTACTTGAATCAGAAATCTGACCCCTCAGGCTCCTTCGGGCGGCGCCCCACAAGCCCAGCTGCACCCAAGGCGAGGAGCCCCGACTGCTCCGCCTCCGCGGACCGGTTTCAGACTCTCGCGCCAAAAGTCCGCTCTCGCGGCACGTCACGCGGTGACGCTGCAGCACCCGGAAGTCGCGCTTCGGCCCGGCCGTCTCCGCCTCTGCGGGTGGGAAAGCCAAGCCTTCAATTGTGCTGAGTTACAGTCGGTCAGGAACCGCGGAAAGAGGGAGCTGGGTCGCTCGCCCTCTTCTCCCTGAGCCTTGCGCTCACAGCGCGCTGCTTGTGGGGGGCAGCGTCCGAAGAATATACCCCGGCTCCTTGCCGTTCTCTCTGCTCCCGCTCACTTTGGGTGGCCACCTTCCCACCCGGCCTGGGTCTTGGAAAGGCCTTTCTTCTGTCCTTAGGGCGTAAGTGCTCCAAACTGGGCCCCACTTCAGAAAACCCGAGTGTTCCGTGGTTGTGCACGACTCCCTTGCACGCCGCTGCTCTCTATGTGGAGTAGAAGGGGCTGAGATTTGAAATCagaaaactttttagttttagtcCTCCGTTGCTCTTTGGTGGCTTGTTTTCAAGAACCCTGAGCCTGTTTATCCTCTTGAAAATTTGTGAAACCACCTTACCTCTCTCCTGCAATGTTAGGTACTGCCTTTTGCAGGTTTCGACCGAATTCTGGAGGTGCAGGCTGCTACTGGGCCTTGCTGTTTCTGGAAAGCATGTAAGCAGTAAACAGAGGAAGCAACCTTACATTAGAAAAAGGAAAGGCTCTACTTGGTTTCTTAGGTGTCATTTTAGTTTGATCCTAACTTAGGGTAGCTGGGAGCCTTACCACTACAGCTGGCTACCAGAGTTTATGATAGTCCAGGTCTAAACCGCAAGGAACAGACTTGCGATCCTTACCTAACATAGCTACCATTTATGGAATCTGCTTTGTGCTTTACAAGCAATATTACATTTAATCTTATAATAACTGAAATTGGTTAGTATtttcaggtggggaaactgaatgACCTAGTTAAGAAACCCTCCCAGTAACAAGGCCCAGGTTTCAGTTCATTAAGTCTGAATTTACCCTCTAAATTGAAACAATTTACTTTTACTCTCCTTTTGAGAGCAGTCCTCGCTAGGAGTGGACTAATGAGAGCTACTAGCATGTCACACAACCCTCTGGAATACATTTTCTCTCACCATATACACTATCTCCCCTCCAATAACTTGAGGCTCCTTGATGCTGTGGCACTAGGAGCTTAAGATTCATTAAATCTGCCATAATATACTTTCTTTCTCACACTCTTGTAATGCAGTTGCTCAATTTGTTGGTGTATTCAAATTATGCTTCAAAACAATTTCTAAAATGGCAAGTCACTCTAGAAGTAATCGCTAATTAAAGCATGTATGCGAATaagtcagaaatgaaaaacagctttgaaaaaaagattcAGAGAAGTGAATTGAAGAGATAGGAAACAGTAATTAGGAATCAGGTGGCAATTAGACCTCTGTAGGTAGGTAGATCTTCCCTCTTCAATTAGTATAATAGGCAGCAACCCCCATCAGAATCTGAAATAAATGGAGAAGCTGGGGATGAACTTGAACCAGCCTGACCAGGAGGAAGAAGGGGCGAGTGAAGGTGGAAGACAAAACAAACTGCACCAGGCTGTTGCTCTGCGCCTGGGTGTCGGGGAGTGGATGGAGCGCCTTGTCCATGTTCCCTACGGCTTCTACCAGGGCTATGGAAACACAATGCCCTTGGGCCAGCCTGGACTCAATGAGCACAAACAGCCAGACTGGAGGCAAAACACCGGTCCCCCCACTTTCCTGGCCAGGCCTGGGCTGTTGGTGCCTGCAAATGCCTCCGACTACTGCATGGACCCTTACAAGAGGGCACAGCTTAAGGCCATTCTCTCCCAGATGAACCCCAGCCTGAGCCTGCGGCTTTGCAAGGCTAACACCAAGGAGGTGGGTGTGCAGGTGAGCCCGCGGGTGGACAAGTCCGTGCAGTGCTCGCTGGGGCCTCGCACCTTGCGCAGCCGCTCCCCTTGGGGCCGTGCAGGCCACAGGGCACCCCTGCCAGCCTGGGGAGTCTACTCGCCAGTGATAGGCCGCAGGGGCTTGATCAGTCTTCGGAAGGATGGGGAAGACGAGGAGAGGAAGATGCTCTCGGGTCCTGCAGAGGCCAGCCCGCAGCAGCCACCATCACCACCTGCCAAGTCGGAAGGGGACAGCCAGGAGGAACTCACGCAGCATGAGGAGCTGGCGGAGGAAGATGGCTCGAGTCCTCAGgaaaggaagagcaagcaggccCGGGCAGACGCCGCCGATCCGCTCAGGAAACCCTGCTTCCAGGTGAgcccctcccctcagccctcTGCTaacctctctttcctcttttccatttctggggcaataaaaaacaaaattttccctTTATTTGATGAAGAAGAGGAAGTTCTGAAAACATGTATTTCACATGGTCTCTATATTTTGCAACTTTTTGGTAAAATCGGTGCTAGCTTTAAACTTGGTCAAGCCAAAAGTCTGGCAACCATTGGGAatcaggagacaaagaagggttTCAAGTCTGTCACATATGTGATTGGGTTTTTGTTTGGGGGAAATTGTGTTGGTGGCATGGTGGAAAACCGATTGGAAAAACAGGACAATAGCAAAAAGAACCCCAGAGTAATGCTTGAGAGATAAGACACTAAATTACTGTCGTAACCTCAAAAATAGCTAAGAACGAGGttaaagaggttttttttttctttcttgtacaAAGTCACAAGAAATATCTTTCCCCTCCCAAGATAGTAAAGGACTTTTTCCCTTTATCTGCAGTTTTTGGAACCAAAATATGGTTATTTTCACTGTAAAGATTGTAAGACCAGATGGGAGAGTGCTTATGTGTGGTGCATTTCTGGAACTAATAAGGTAAGTAAAagtgagagggactggggaggaggatgGGGCTGGCACAGACGTTACGTGGAGGAAGAATTTGCTTTGGAATGGAGCGTGAGCATCATGCTGCCTGGCTCATCTTGGCCTTCTCTGCTGGGCACTTAGGAAATACTTGATTTGAACTGAACCAGCTCCTGCGGCTCCTGCATCATATTCTGGTGTTGGATTTGGTTTGGTAGTTCTGTTGGGTTATTTATTTAGATGAACTCTTATTCTTGTGTATGCTGGGACTgtctataatctttttttttttttttttttaggtttatttgaaacatttttaagtCTTAGCTCTAGGAAATTGTCAGTCTGTCCACAAGGTGGAGCAATAGGAGAAATAATTTATTGTAAAGGTTAGCTTGGAGGGACTTGCTGAGGCTTAGAGGGCTTTTCCCCCTTAATTTGAATTAATTGCCAACATACTAAGATTGGGGAAGATTTCACAATCTGCATTCCAGATTTTGCtgatcagactgtgtttacagaCTCTCATTTCCGTACGAGAACCTTAGGCTGCGGCTGCGGCTGGGCGACTTCTGTCTCCTCTCACTAGGCATACGCACTTCATTTTGCAACCATCTACATCTGGCCTATTTCAATAACTTCTACAGCATTTGAATCTGAATTCCCTGTGCTGTCACATTTTAGGTACTGCTTTTCTGGCCAAAGAACTGTGGAAGGAGAGGGCAAGGAAAAATGCAAAGACTTGAATGAAAACTTGGCTTTTTACACAAGCCATTTACTAGACCCTGGAATCAAATAGATCTTTCAACTAAACTAAAGTTGCTTTCCTTCTTTTGCCAGAAGAAAAACAACGGGCTTATTTCAAATACTCTAAGACAGTAGGATACAAAGAACAGGACATAAAACTCATCCTCAATAAATTAATTCTAGTAGGAGTGATGCAGATAAAGTGAATTTGGTGGTATATGCAGTGGCACCCCTTGTACGGATGGTACAGAAGTAACACAGGAGGGAGATGATTGGCTCCTTTGGAAGGAAGGGATCATGATGTGCAAGCA from the Manis pentadactyla isolate mManPen7 chromosome 2, mManPen7.hap1, whole genome shotgun sequence genome contains:
- the ZAR1L gene encoding protein ZAR1-like isoform X2; translated protein: MEKLGMNLNQPDQEEEGASEGGRQNKLHQAVALRLGVGEWMERLVHVPYGFYQGYGNTMPLGQPGLNEHKQPDWRQNTGPPTFLARPGLLVPANASDYCMDPYKRAQLKAILSQMNPSLSLRLCKANTKEVGVQVSPRVDKSVQCSLGPRTLRSRSPWGRAGHRAPLPAWGVYSPVIGRRGLISLRKDGEDEERKMLSGPAEASPQQPPSPPAKSEGDSQEELTQHEELAEEDGSSPQERKSKQARADAADPLRKPCFQFLEPKYGYFHCKDCKTRWESAYVWCISGTNKVYFKQLCCKCHKSFNPYRVEAIQCQVCSLYNLQSRSAQGLLVFTQMPV
- the ZAR1L gene encoding protein ZAR1-like isoform X1 — protein: MEKLGMNLNQPDQEEEGASEGGRQNKLHQAVALRLGVGEWMERLVHVPYGFYQGYGNTMPLGQPGLNEHKQPDWRQNTGPPTFLARPGLLVPANASDYCMDPYKRAQLKAILSQMNPSLSLRLCKANTKEVGVQVSPRVDKSVQCSLGPRTLRSRSPWGRAGHRAPLPAWGVYSPVIGRRGLISLRKDGEDEERKMLSGPAEASPQQPPSPPAKSEGDSQEELTQHEELAEEDGSSPQERKSKQARADAADPLRKPCFQFLEPKYGYFHCKDCKTRWESAYVWCISGTNKVYFKQLCCKCHKSFNPYRVEAIQCQTCSKSRCSCPQKKRHIDLRRPHRQELCGRCKDKRFSCGSIYSFKYIV